The following nucleotide sequence is from Ferviditalea candida.
TTGAGGAAGCATACAAGCTTCCACAGTTGGGCAAAAGCAAGAATGCTTCACCGCTTCCCCTGATATGGCGGCTTCCATAAACGGAAATAACAGGGCTATCCGTAAGCAACAAAAAGCAATGCCTTGTTTTTTGACTTTTTCGGTATATCTTGGTGAATTCCAGTCGGATTTTGGCGATTGACATTATCAGTCTTCAGGAGTAACATTTCTTCTATATTCAAATAATCAAATATATGAAGAAGAGAAGGTAGAACGGATTGAAATGGACGGGAAGATATGAAGGTTATCATGCAGCCGCTTTTCGCAATGATCTCATTTCAGGCCTGATTGTGGGGGTTATCGCCATTCCGCTAGGAATGGCGTTTGCTATTGCAGCTGGTGTCAAGCCAGAATATGGCATCTATACTACCATCGTTGCCGGAATCCTGATCTCGCTGCTTGGCGGCTCGAAATTTCAAATTGGCGGTCCGACAGGCGCATTTATTCCGATCCTATTGGCCATTGTCATCCAATATGGGTACGAAAATTTATTGATTGCCGGTTTTTTGGCCGGGATTATGCTTGTTCTCATGGGAATTTTTAAATTCGGTGCGTTAATTAAGTTCATTCCCCGTCCAGTGACCATCGGATTTACCGCAGGAATTGCCGTTATTATTTTCAGCGGACAAATTGCCAACTTCCTGGGTCTGACCGGGCTTGAGAAGCATGAGAATTTTTTGCCCAGCATGAAGGAAATCGTGATCCATCTGACCACCTTGAATCTTTACAGTGTCATTACAGCGGTGGTTTGTTTGGTTGTTATTCTGTTTACACCGAAATTTCTGCCCAAGGTACCGGGCTCATTAGTTGGTCTGGTTGTTTCAAGTGAATTCGCGGCATTGTTCTTTAAAGGAAAGGTAGCCACCATCGGATCTTCCTTCGGCGCTATTCCGAGTACGCTGCCTCATTTTCATTTTCCTGAAATCACCTTGGATCGGATTGAAACACTGATCCAGCCTGCGTTTATTATTGCCATGCTGGGCGGGATCGAATCCTTGTTATCGGCGGTTGTGGCCGACGGGATGAGCGGCAGCCGCCATAACAGCAATCGTGAGCTGATTGGACAAGGCATTGCGAATATGGCGGCTCCGCTGTTCGGAGGCATACCGGCGACAGGAGCGATCGCAAGGACGGCAACCAACATCAAGAATGGTGCCGCGTCGCCTCTATCCGGGGTCATCCACGGTATTGTTGTGCTGTTGGTGCTCTTATTGTTTGCTCCTTACGCATCGGAAATTCCGCTGGCAAGCATGGCGCCGATTCTGATGCTGGTTGCGTGGAATATGAGTGAACGAAAAGAATTCGCGCATGTCCTGAAAACCAAAACGAGCGATTCCGTTGTTCTTCTCATTACATTCCTGCTGACCGTATTCACGAATTTGACGACGGCCGTTGAAGTCGGATTAATCCTGGCTGTTGCTCTGTTTGTAAAACGGATGAGTGAAGTGGCGATGGTCGCCAAAGTGCTGCCCGATCCAACCGCCAAAAATGAAAAAGTGGCAATCCACATGGTAACCGAAGGTCGTGACTGTCCGCAGATCAGCATTTATACCATTGAAGGCCCGCTGTTTTTCGGTGCCGCGAACATGTTTGAGAAGTCGATTATGGACACGATTCATCTCAGGCCGAAAGTTTTGCTTTTGCGCATGGGGAAGGTTCCTTTTATGGATACTACGGGTGAATCCAATTTGGCCAGTCTGGTGAAGCATTTTGTAAAGCTGGGCGGGATCGTGCTCGTTTCAGGTGTACAACCACAGCCCCTAGAGGTTTTAAAGAAAACGGGTTTGTACGGGTTTATCGGGGAGGATCACTTCTTTGGACGCACAGGCGAGGCGATTAATTACGCATTGCTCCAGCTGGATTATAATAAATGTGCAGGCTGCAAACATTCCGCTTTCCGTGAATGCGCCTCGTTGTCCGGCAGCGAATCTCAACACGACATCAAAGAAAGAGCCTTGTCGGGCTCGGTAATGCACTAAATTCTTTTCGGGGAGGAAAACCTCATGTTTTTGATCATTTTCGCAGCTATTGTAATAGCCGCGCTCATCATATGGGCCACAATTTGGGTGACGAACAAGGCCTATTCCAAAAAGTGGGATCGGGAGGAATAAGATTGGGATGCTCCATCGGAGTTCCGGCCTATGCAGGCTCCGATTCCTTCCAGGGCCGGTACCAGCGTATTGCCATTGCGAGCAATAATGCGGCGGCAGTCATATACAAGCACCTTGTTCCTATGGCGGAATCACTCAGGTAACCGAGAGTGGGACCGAGTGCCGCTCCAAGGTCGGTGGCAACGGAATAAGACGTCATTGCCGCAGCTTTTTGTTGCCTTGTTGCGGCATCGACAGCCAGTGCGTCCATCACGGTCGTCAGGATCGTCGCCGTTAACTGGATGCCGAGCAATATGAGCAGCCATAGCCAAAGAGGCATATGGACCGACACGATCGCGAACAGAACCGCCGCAAGCAGTAATGTGAGGACGAATAGCTTGCGGCTGCTGCCTGTTCTATCGGAGAGTCGACCGAACCATGGCGCCAGGAAAGGCTCCCAAACCCATCGGACGGCCTGCAGAATTCCCGCCAATGACGCGGCTCCCAGTGTCCAGCCCCAGATGACGTAGTTCCCTGGGTTATAGCCTTCGATGAAATGGCTTAATGTTGCCGTGAACATCCCTTGATAGAGCATGGCAATGATCATGCCGGAGGCGAGGGTCCACCAGATTCCGGGCGATTTCCAATAAGGGACGGAGCCGTCAATCAGCCGATAGTTTGCCGAAGCCGGTATTGAGGTTGGACAGAGAAATGCGGTAAAGGGAAGAACCGCTAAGGCCGCAATCGCAAACGATACGGCAGCGGCGTCGACTCCGTAGAGGTCTGCAATCATTCCGCCCAGCAGCATTCCGAACAGGCTGCCCAAACGAAACAGGCCATTATAGGTCCCCATCAAACTTCCGCGGGTAGTCGGGGTGGATGTTTGCAGTATGGTAAAATAGGCGCCCAAACGGAGCAGTGTCCAAGCCGCACCCCAAACGGACCTCATGATGAACAAGAGCCAAAATTGATGCAGCAAGCTGTAGGAGGAAGTCGTAACAAACGTAAGGACC
It contains:
- a CDS encoding MFS transporter: MANKRQIIIISLITAACLLGDSMLYIAMPVHYKEMGLTSLWEVGLLLSVNRLVRLPLNPLIGWLYQKIHIRTGIMIAVVLTFVTTSSYSLLHQFWLLFIMRSVWGAAWTLLRLGAYFTILQTSTPTTRGSLMGTYNGLFRLGSLFGMLLGGMIADLYGVDAAAVSFAIAALAVLPFTAFLCPTSIPASANYRLIDGSVPYWKSPGIWWTLASGMIIAMLYQGMFTATLSHFIEGYNPGNYVIWGWTLGAASLAGILQAVRWVWEPFLAPWFGRLSDRTGSSRKLFVLTLLLAAVLFAIVSVHMPLWLWLLILLGIQLTATILTTVMDALAVDAATRQQKAAAMTSYSVATDLGAALGPTLGYLSDSAIGTRCLYMTAAALLLAMAIRWYRPWKESEPA
- a CDS encoding SulP family inorganic anion transporter yields the protein MKWTGRYEGYHAAAFRNDLISGLIVGVIAIPLGMAFAIAAGVKPEYGIYTTIVAGILISLLGGSKFQIGGPTGAFIPILLAIVIQYGYENLLIAGFLAGIMLVLMGIFKFGALIKFIPRPVTIGFTAGIAVIIFSGQIANFLGLTGLEKHENFLPSMKEIVIHLTTLNLYSVITAVVCLVVILFTPKFLPKVPGSLVGLVVSSEFAALFFKGKVATIGSSFGAIPSTLPHFHFPEITLDRIETLIQPAFIIAMLGGIESLLSAVVADGMSGSRHNSNRELIGQGIANMAAPLFGGIPATGAIARTATNIKNGAASPLSGVIHGIVVLLVLLLFAPYASEIPLASMAPILMLVAWNMSERKEFAHVLKTKTSDSVVLLITFLLTVFTNLTTAVEVGLILAVALFVKRMSEVAMVAKVLPDPTAKNEKVAIHMVTEGRDCPQISIYTIEGPLFFGAANMFEKSIMDTIHLRPKVLLLRMGKVPFMDTTGESNLASLVKHFVKLGGIVLVSGVQPQPLEVLKKTGLYGFIGEDHFFGRTGEAINYALLQLDYNKCAGCKHSAFRECASLSGSESQHDIKERALSGSVMH